From Camelina sativa cultivar DH55 chromosome 5, Cs, whole genome shotgun sequence:
ATGAAGCAAGAGCGTTCACTACAGATCCGGCACTGTAAGTTCATAATTTCCATATACTATGACAGAATATTAATTTGGAGTCATTactataagatgttttagctcTTATGTTCCTTTATTTTCTGCAGACTTTGTTTTCATGATACATCAGACGATGAAGATTACAACGGCTCggaagaagatgagagtgaTTCTAATGATTCTATGTAatgttaaaatttgttattattcGAGAAACTTCAGCTGTTTGTTGTTTTAATCTTGAACCTATATTTTCGTGTTTTATGCCAAAAACTCTTTTcggaaattaaatttatgttcaaatatatattttaaacaatttatgcataatatcaaattttaaagataCTTTTGACAAAGTATCTTTCATGAATGACAGATGCAtgctatttaaaaataaaattaaaaataattgactAAAATTCTAATACCAAAaacataacattttaaaaatagtaagtTCGATACccatagtttatattttttgttttccttaccAAAATCATTACATCAAGATAAAATTTCCCAAGATGGTATACGAATATTGACGAAAGATATCAGTTAATATATGcggtaaataaatattatgtaatataattatttaattataattacataATAGTCGTagtttcttattatattaacaatGTCTTAGCATGTTAGCtactataaaaaattaaagatcttAAATGtattcattttcaaaataaatcaaaaaaatagaTTTAACATTGCATTTTGGTCATTATCctcatcattatttttttgttgcatgtaacatatcacaaatcataagatttcaatgaaattgaaatatataaattcatattgAAAAAATTCATCCGATTATgttatatgaaattaattaattgttaaCTGTATCATAATGTGTATTTATAAACTACAATGATGACTGTTAGAAAAATGACGAAATTGATAAGATAAATTAggtacataatttttttttgcagttgaatatttttgttgtatcatAAAATGTATTTTGGAATTATTAAAACGCTTAGACCATTGTAAATACTACTAATCtgtaattataatcataattatacctattaaaatttaaaatattaaaaaaagaaaaaaaaagacactcaaacgattaagacgcaacgctacgtttaatcgtgactgtttACATTCTTACAAATCCGAATTCCCATTTCGTCTTCGAAAACAGTGAAGGAAGAgtaagaaaccctaatttggtAAGATCATGAGAATCGATTACATTTCTGATCTTCATCGAGGAAGAACAAATTGGTGTATTCACGCTAAAGTCCTGAATTCTTGGCATGTCACCGAGTTCTTCACAAAACGTGTTCTTCTTCTCGTGGATACGAAGGTTAGAGCAGTTAATCGAAAATcgatttacataaattttaatttagtagTGTTTATATACTAGATTACTTACACAATTTTTAACAAACTTTGAAGGGTGACACGATTGAGGTTGCCTTTGTCCCAACTTTACCTAAAAAGCTCCGGAAGTATATTTACGAGGGCGAAAGGTATCAAATTCGGAATTTCCAAATCATCAATCCAACCCTCAGGGAGAgaaatactcatcatccttttcAGATCAAGTTTACCGATGAGTCTACCATGTTCCTGCTCGAATCAATCAACTCCAAAAATTACTTCCGATTcgaagatttggatgatatatatcgtgGAAGGATCAATCATCACATATCTTTCGGTAcgtttttccaaatttaattgtaatcaaattattttatcataGTATAACATATTGGAATGTATTGTTTTTAGATTTGTGTTGAGTTATCTAGAAACTCTAAaagaattttggaactttgtgtattggtacCTCAATAGAAAAGTACAAATTGAACTTTTACCAAAAGCGTTTCATGTGAATGTCAAAAAGCTTTGGATACAAacattgtaaaaaatatttttgacttttttccaaaaatagatgTTTGCGGATGTATAGTAGCTGTTGATGACAGAAGAAATCATGGAAATGGTGTCTATGAAGTTGTATTGACACTATTAAATGGCAGGTAAGTCACATTTATTGCATCTTTACTCATATTAAGATTTATAAGTCTGACTTTATTTTGGAGAGTGTAACAAGTATATTCATTTGTAGGAATGAAACTGTATAGTGTCGTGCAATGGATTACTATGCTAACCTTTTCATGTCTTCATGGGTGTCAACTGGATGCCATCTCACATATCAAACTGAACCGGTGTTTTGTGTACTGCGTTTCTGGAGGGTTGGAGAGTACGAAGGTATGTACTATTAATAGAACTTGCTAGATTGAATAAATTCTTAAGAGTAGGTTGTATACTCATCTAATAATCTTTTAAACACTTAAAACATCCCTAGGTGAACCGTGTATTGTAAACACATTGGCCTCCTCCAAAATCTATTTAAAACCGGAGTTTGTAGGACTTGAGAATCACAAGGCTATGTAAGTTTGTAATGTTCAAAAATATCAAGTGGTGTATCATGTTAGGGTCTAACTTATGGatgtgttttctatttttttagctcggaatttgctggacgttattacattaAGCACATAATGCAGCATGAAGGGTAAACTGGAGAAGTTTAAGCTGAAGGCATATTTGTTAACAATCTTTTGTATATGCtaactttataattattttgaaggTTTGTATGATCAAGTACTATAAACCCTTTTAAGGGTTGCTTTCCAAATTTTCTTGATGGTTTAAacgaaatattaaattattctgACCCAACTTCTACATTATTTAAATTAACCACATAATATGGATCACGCTCAATGGATTTTTCTCATTTTCCAAATGGGCttaaaaattttttaaacaagataGTATATATTGAAAGTCCATTTAGAAATGTcagattaaaagtttaaaatataaaattaattataatttgaacataattaaaaagaacacaaaactAATTtggaaatagttttttttttgacatttttattttatttaactctTGCCCACACAGGTGTGCGGGTAACTCTCCTAGTATCTCATAAGAGACAAGTATGTAACCCTAACTACACCATCTTTATATTTGAACTCTTAACTTTCGTTATGTTAATCAATGgcttaattaaatttaaaccgTCTTAATTAGAATTGTTGTACTACAACCCCATATCATCATCTCACGCAGCCACCAAATTCTTTTAACTGTCAATTTATGACGAACTCGATACTATTTCAGTATTCAGTCCAGATTTATTAAACCGTTCTAATTTGTACTCTATAGTGTCAAGAGTACTTGtcgttttcctttttcttttgattaaatACTAACTTCCCGTTTAGCCATAATAAGTTAAAGTGCAAAGGACAATTGTACACCATTATCATTTAACTTGatttgaaattacaaaatattaattgcTATACAATTACCAGGCTCGCTGGAGTCACAAATTAGAATTACTAGAGACAAAACAATGGTTCTCTCATTAATTTATGTGTCTATGTCTATGTGTATCTACTAGACTATTACCTTTATAATGATTTGATTGactttgttgaaattttttgttaatatgttttcttgaaCGCTTATACAAATTTTCTAAACgtactataaattaaataaatataagatattatattattaagaaaacTAAGACTATCCTTATTAGTGTGTTTCTTAGTTGTTTCttaagataatttttaataataaaaagggaagaagaaactttgttaagaaaaaaggaaaaatttgtTGATTATTGGTAGCACCAAATTAAGGTGTTTCttagtaataaatatagtaaaataataattaataacttaaaatattcaaaattattttatatttcatagaaacatattttaataataaagacataaaataatatacaacatttaaaattaaaacacaaaacattaaaaaataaaaacataacacaCAACATGAAGAGAGAACACacgaaaatgaaagagaaatgCCAAAAAAAGTTTACCCCATTAATCTCATTTCACCATTTATATCGCGCCACCTGTCCACTAAGAAacgttttttttggttctaaaattagaaatatttctTACAATCCTTAgctttttttcattaataattaatatctataCCTAAGAAATTTCCTAAGAATCATCTAAGGACTATACCAATGAGGATAGTCTAAGACATATAACATCCGCTTAATTAATAGGTTGGGAAGAAAGACTAATGTGTTATCTTTTACAGGAAATAAAATTAGTAGTCCTAAATTATGCGTACTATATTTTCATTACTACTATAAATATAAGCAAATCTGTAAAATGATAAAGTCTTAAATTTTatcatctatatttttttgcataGCGTATATGTATTATGTACTATACGCCTAAGCCAAGAAATAATACGTTTTACAATTCCTAATCAGGCGTAGATGGGCCCAAATTTTGGCCCGTTAATGAATACGTTGTACTTGTTCCAGCCTTCCAGGAAtggaaatttataatttagtttaatttttttttaacagtacATGATAACCAAGAACGAACATATATACCATGAAGTTTTTTTGACATTAACGTTTGAAGAATTAAAAGAATGGGAATTACAATACAAatgaatgagaaaagaaaaaatctaaagaaCAAACTTCATATCTATTTTTGGGAGAAATGTCTtcccaaaaatatattcaagatcATTCTCTAACGGAGTCAGATTCAAATCCAAACTCAAAACCCTCTTGCTACTACTGCATCGTTTCAAAACAGGCATGGTAGGAACCACGGGACATATGAACGATGGCTGGACTTTCATGCTTGACCTATGCCGTCTCATGTGACCACCTAAAGCCTGTCCGGTCCCAAAACTTTGACCGCATATCGAACACTCGTGCAAATGATTATTTCCTCTATAATTGTTGCTAAGATGTTTCACATCTTTCTGCTCAACGGTAGTGAGCTTTGGCTTCTTATGGCTTGCCCGGTGACCACCAAGGGCTTGAAACGAAGAAAATCTCCTGTTACACGTTTTGCATTCGAATCGGTTGCTCATATGGCTATCTGTATGTTGGTTCTGGTTCAAACCGATCTGTTTAACCATGGAAGTTTGTGCTAATATCATCAGACATTTTGCAATGTCTAGATTCTTGATGGATTCTTCGAAATCAGATCTTTCTCTCTtcatacttattttttttcttggtttggtaAGATTTTGAGAACTAAGAAAGCAAAGTAAATTACGATTTGAGAggtgttacaaaaaaaaacaaacaaaagaagtaGACGTTTGAGATTTTGCTTGTGAAAAAAGAAACCTGAACTGAGAGAATTTTGTAATGAAGGTTGAGAACTCAGAAGtaatgtatttataatataacgTCAATACCTAAAACTAAAAGTAGGACTTTCTAGTAGTTTGACCACAAGAAGTCGTCTAAACTAATATTCTAACAACAAACAAGTAAGTAGTGCGGCTTTTGTTTGACGTTTTCAGTTATCACCCTTCGACCGCCGGCACAATGAATACCACGAGGGTTGAATAACAAGGGTAATATCGTCTTTTCGAGTAATGCATCATCACATTGTTCTCACTTCTTAGAAACTTCTGAGGTGTGAATATGACAAAAAGTAGTAGAGTCAACAAATGTACACACAACACAGAATAAATCTAGCAACTTGGTTTCTCATGGACTTGCTTGCCACACAGTCATTACTTAAATGATTAATATCAAACACCTAACCCAtccatatatatttagtttaaacTGTATCCTaatcatattttcttaaatcaatGATTGGAAAAATAAgtgatataaatttgtttttttggtaaactgttttttcatattttaatgtATAGTCAAGAAAACACTACTAAACCTTCAAACTTGTGCAAagcaaaaatattacaaaactaatcTTCAGATCCAAGTTCTAATACAAATCATCGCCATGTTCGTTGAGAAAAATTCAATTTGGTCAAACAAATGCACTAGAGACCAACCTAAATccttttttaatacaatgtatataaaatattctcCACCTAGATGGTTAAGAGCTCAAAGGCAGTCAGATTGAATTGAGATCGTCATCAGTGACGGATTCTTGATGACAgcaattgtattttaaaaagtgataAATTAGAAATATGTGCTTATTTTCTTgactttattatgttttttcttgtagAAGCAATGCGAAGtcttggtttctttttgttctctctttacttttcattttcatatttggtTGACTCAAATGAGAAAATTAGCCAAATCAACCATAACCGGTGACGTCATTCCAAAATCTGAGATTTCAGCAATTAATATGCATACCGGGTTTTATGTAAAAGATAAGTTTGCGTACTACAATAACAACCTTTACACACTCTCGTTCTTCTAAACTCATCTAGTTAATGAACTTAACTGCCAGAGCTCGAAGCTTAATCTTTTTTTCACTCATATGTTTACTTCCAAGAATGGAGTTCTGTTGTTAGCTTCGTCCTGTCCCTGTTTTGTTGATCTTTTCTCCAAACTTGTGTGATCTTCGCTGAGAGTAATCTGCGAAAACAAAGTCCTCATCTCCTCAATTGAAGCCAGGCTTGGCACAGTTATGGACTGTTTCTTTGGTGTTTCGTTCTTGTGCTGATCAACCTGGTCATTGTATCAAAAGCTTTgctgttaatatatatacacatatagaGCTTTTAGTGTTTTCCAAGTTTATGTTGTTATGATTGCTTCAATACCTGATAGTCTTTTATGAGAGACTGTTCTGCTTTGTTTCTGATGTTTGATACGGCTTGTCCATGACTCTCTTGCAATAATGTGACCTGGTTCATGCAAGTCTGAACTATGGCATCcgttgtttctttgttttcacggTCTTGTATCAACGAGTCTGTAAAGAGTAAAACCAAGGATTAGAAGGTTTTCTTCCAGAGGCCAAAAGCGGTTTTCGAGTAGGGAAGGTTACCATTAACAGCTGCGTGAAGTTCATTAGTCCTAGTAACAAAGTTAACATCCATTGAGGAAAACGTGGATGCTAAATCATCTTGCCCCCTCTCATTTTCTTT
This genomic window contains:
- the LOC104785768 gene encoding zinc finger protein ZAT11; amino-acid sequence: MKRERSDFEESIKNLDIAKCLMILAQTSMVKQIGLNQNQHTDSHMSNRFECKTCNRRFSSFQALGGHRASHKKPKLTTVEQKDVKHLSNNYRGNNHLHECSICGQSFGTGQALGGHMRRHRSSMKVQPSFICPVVPTMPVLKRCSSSKRVLSLDLNLTPLENDLEYIFGKTFLPKIDMKFVL